A single region of the Hippopotamus amphibius kiboko isolate mHipAmp2 chromosome 6, mHipAmp2.hap2, whole genome shotgun sequence genome encodes:
- the MPC1 gene encoding mitochondrial pyruvate carrier 1 isoform X1: protein MKKSPEIISGRMTFALCCYSLTFMRFAYKVQPRNWLLFACHATNEVAQLIQGGRLIRHEMSKKASA, encoded by the exons ATGAAAAAGTCCCCAGAGATTATCAGCGGGCGGATGACATTTG CCCTCTGCTGTTACTCGCTCACGTTCATGAGATTCGCCTACAAGGTGCAGCCTCGGAACTGGCTTCTGTTCGCCTGCCACGCCACAAATGAAGTAGCCCAGCTCATCCAGGGAGGACGGCTGATCCGGCATGA GATGTCTAAGAAGGCCTCGGCGTAA